A single window of Excalfactoria chinensis isolate bCotChi1 chromosome 13, bCotChi1.hap2, whole genome shotgun sequence DNA harbors:
- the MATR3 gene encoding matrin-3 isoform X1: protein MSKSFQQSSLSRDSQGHGRELSAGIGLLAAATQSLNMPASLGRMNQGTARLASLMNLGMSSSLNQQGSHSALSSGSTSSHNLQSIFNIGSRGPLPLSSQHRGDADQATNILASFGLSARDLDELSRYPEDKITPENLPQILLQLKRRRAEEGYGRDGRSSTREPPYRVPRDDWEEKRHFRRDSFDDRGPSLNPVVDYDHGSRSQESGYYDRMDYEDDRLRDGERCRDESFYGETSHNYHKFDSEYDRMGRGPGPERSLFEKKRGAPPNSNIEDFHGFLPKGYPHLCSICDMPVHSNKEWNHHINGATHGRRCQLLLEIYPEWNPDSDSGHGMGDPFMLQQSTNPAPGILGPPPPPFHLGGPPVGPRGAGNGNMQGPRHMQKGRVETSRVVHIMDFQRGKNLRYQLLQLVEPFGIITNHLILNKINEAFIEMSTTEDAQAAVEYYSTTPALVFGKPVRVHLSQKYKRIKKPEGKPDQKTEPPKPELGRVIHLSNLPHSGYSDNAVLKLAEPYGKIKNYILMRMKSQAFIEMETREDALAMVEHCANKALWFQGRCVKVDLSEKYKKLVLRIPNKGVELLKKDKTRKRTYSPDSKDSPSDKKSKTDATQKPESGTVEDKGKEEKQDDAAEPSGAKSGEQADQDEPSLLLESEDELLVDEEEAAALLESGSSAGDDADVANLTDVTTEEKKDPADDVTIKTEGNVVANPATKKKLKKRYVGGFPRSMEGFVTLDEVGDEEDSDHQKLRKSGLAVKSAGKNDDSLAEIKVDKIEEPEQENETLENGTKTEDNLKAEAVEASDSTTAPDPEKNANENIDTQDEQETKCVQEKALIPDEFRIGPYQPNVPVGVNYVVPKTGFYCKLCSLFYTNEDVAKKTHCSSLPHYQKLKKILDKMAEDYRQKKEA from the exons ATGTCCAAGTCATTCCAGCAGTCATCTCTGAGTAGGGATTCACAAGGTCATGGGCGTGAGCTCTCTGCAGGAATAGGCCTTCTTGCTGCTGCTACCCAGTCTTTAAATATGCCAGCATCTCTTGGAAGGATGAACCAGGGTACTGCACGCCTTGCTAGCTTAATGAATCTTGGAATGAGTTCTTCATTGAACCAACAAGGATCTCATAGTGCACTGTCTTCTGGTAGTACCTCTTCCCATAATTTGCAGTCTATATTTAACATTGGAAGTAGAGGTCCGCTCCCTTTGTCTTCTCAGCACCGTGGAGATGCAGACCAGGCCACTAATATTTTGGCCAGCTTTGGTCTGTCTGCTAGAGACTTAGATGAACTGAGTCGCTATCCCGAGGACAAGATTACTCCTGAAAACTTGCCTCAGATCCTTCTACAACTTAAAAGGAGGAGAGCTGAAGAAGGTTATGGTAGAGATGGCAGATCATCCACACGGGAACCACCGTACAGAGTACCTAGGGAtgattgggaagaaaaaaggcattttagaAGAGATAGCTTTGATGATCGTGGTCCTAGTCTCAACCCGGTAGTTGACTATGACCATGGAAGTCGTTCTCAAGAATCTGGTTATTATGACAGAATGGATTATGAAGATGACAGATTGAGAGATGGAGAAAGGTGTAGGGACGAATCTTTCTATGGCGAGACTTCGCATAACTATCATAAATTTGACAGTGAGTATGACAGAATGGGTCGCGGCCCTGGTCCCGAGAGATCTCTCTTTGAGAAAAAGAGAGGTGCTCCTCCAAATAGCAATATTGAAGACTTCCATGGATTCTTACCGAAGGGTTATCCCCATCTGTGCTCTATATGTGATATGCCAGTTCATTCTAATAAG GAGTGGAATCACCATATCAATGGAGCGACTCATGGCCGACGTTGTCAGCTGCTGCTTGAAAT ATATCCAGAGTGGAACCCTGACAGTGATTCAGGACATGGAAT GGGTGATCCCTTTATGCTGCAGCAGTCCACAAACCCTGCACCGGGAATTCTGGGACCCCCACCACCTCCATTCCACCTAGGGGGGCCTCCTGTTGGGCCAAGAG GAGCTGGAAATGGAAATATGCAAGGACCGAGACACATGCAGAAGGGCAGAGTG GAAACGAGCAGAGTTGTTCACATCATGGATTTCCAGAGAGGGAAGAACTTGAGGTATCAACTGCTTCAGCTTGTGGAACCGTTTGGAATAATTACTAATCACCTGATTCTGAACAAGATCAACGAG gCATTTATTGAAATGTCTACCACCGAAGATGCTCAGGCTGCAGTAGAGTACTATTCAACAACACCTGCGCTGGTATTTGGTAAACCAGTCAGAGTCCACCTgtcacagaaatacaaaaggaTAAAG AAACCTGAAGGCAAACCTGACCAAAAAACGGAGCCACCAAAACCAGAACTTGGTCGTGTGATTCACCTCAGCAATTTACCTCACTCGGGGTATTCTGATAACGCAGTGCTCAAACTGGCTGAACCATATGGAAAAATTAAGAACTACATCCTCATGAGGATGAAGAGTCAG GCTTTCATTGAAATGGAGACCAGAGAAGATGCTTTAGCCATGGTTGAACATTGTGCCAACAAAGCTCTTTGGTTCCAAGGCAGATGTGTGAAAGTGGATCTGTctgaaaaatataagaaattgGTGTTAAGG ATTCCAAACAAGGGAGTTGAACTTCTGAAAAAGGATAAAACTAG aaagagaacGTATTCTCCAGACAGTAAAGACTCTCCAAGTGATAAGAAGTCTAAGACTGATGCTACTCAGAAACCTGAAAGTGGCACTGTagaagataaaggaaaagaggagaagcAAGATGATGCTGCTGAGCCATCGGGTGCTAAAAGCGGTGAGCAGGCAGACCAAGATGAGCCCAGTTTACTCCTTGAATCTGAAGATGAGCTCCTCGTggatgaggaggaagcagcagcactgctggaaagtgGCAGCTCAGCAGGAGATGATGCAGATGTTGCTAATTTAACTGATGTgactactgaagaaaaaaaggaccCGGCCGATGATGTGACCATCAAAACAGAGGGAAATGTTGTTGCCAATCCAGCAACGAAGAAAAAACTTAAAAAG CGATATGTGGGTGGCTTTCCACGGAGCATGGAGGGCTTTGTCACTCTAGATGAGGTTGGTGATGAAGAGGACTCAGATCATCAGAAACTTCGGAAGTCGGGTTTGGCAGTAAAATCTGCTGGCAAAAATGATGATAGTTTGGCAGAAATCAAAGTAGACAAGATTGAGGAGCCAGAGCAGGAAAACGAAACGTTAGAAAATGGTACCAAGACTGAAGATAATCTGAAGGCTGAAGCTGTTGAAGCTTCCGATTCCACAACAGCGCCAGATCCTGAGaaaaatgccaatgaaaataTAGACACCCAGGACGAACAGGAAACAAAGTGTGTCCAAGAGAAAGCTCTTATTCCAGATGAATTTAGGATTGGGCCATACCAGCCAAATGTTCCTGTTG GTGTGAATTATGTGGTACCCAAAACAGGGTTTTATTGCAAATTGTGTTCCCTGTTCTACACAAATGAAGATGTTGCAAAAAAGACCCATTGCAGCAGCCTTCCTCATTATCAAAAGTTGAAG
- the MATR3 gene encoding matrin-3 isoform X2: MSKSFQQSSLSRDSQGHGRELSAGIGLLAAATQSLNMPASLGRMNQGTARLASLMNLGMSSSLNQQGSHSALSSGSTSSHNLQSIFNIGSRGPLPLSSQHRGDADQATNILASFGLSARDLDELSRYPEDKITPENLPQILLQLKRRRAEEGYGRDGRSSTREPPYRVPRDDWEEKRHFRRDSFDDRGPSLNPVVDYDHGSRSQESGYYDRMDYEDDRLRDGERCRDESFYGETSHNYHKFDSEYDRMGRGPGPERSLFEKKRGAPPNSNIEDFHGFLPKGYPHLCSICDMPVHSNKEWNHHINGATHGRRCQLLLEIYPEWNPDSDSGHGMGDPFMLQQSTNPAPGILGPPPPPFHLGGPPVGPRGAGNGNMQGPRHMQKGRVETSRVVHIMDFQRGKNLRYQLLQLVEPFGIITNHLILNKINEAFIEMSTTEDAQAAVEYYSTTPALVFGKPVRVHLSQKYKRIKKPEGKPDQKTEPPKPELGRVIHLSNLPHSGYSDNAVLKLAEPYGKIKNYILMRMKSQAFIEMETREDALAMVEHCANKALWFQGRCVKVDLSEKYKKLVLRIPNKGVELLKKDKTRKRTYSPDSKDSPSDKKSKTDATQKPESGTVEDKGKEEKQDDAAEPSGAKSGEQADQDEPSLLLESEDELLVDEEEAAALLESGSSAGDDADVANLTDVTTEEKKDPADDVTIKTEGNVVANPATKKKLKKRYVGGFPRSMEGFVTLDEVGDEEDSDHQKLRKSGLAVKSAGKNDDSLAEIKVDKIEEPEQENETLENGTKTEDNLKAEAVEASDSTTAPDPEKNANENIDTQDEQETKCVQEKALIPDEFRIGPYQPNVPVENSG; the protein is encoded by the exons ATGTCCAAGTCATTCCAGCAGTCATCTCTGAGTAGGGATTCACAAGGTCATGGGCGTGAGCTCTCTGCAGGAATAGGCCTTCTTGCTGCTGCTACCCAGTCTTTAAATATGCCAGCATCTCTTGGAAGGATGAACCAGGGTACTGCACGCCTTGCTAGCTTAATGAATCTTGGAATGAGTTCTTCATTGAACCAACAAGGATCTCATAGTGCACTGTCTTCTGGTAGTACCTCTTCCCATAATTTGCAGTCTATATTTAACATTGGAAGTAGAGGTCCGCTCCCTTTGTCTTCTCAGCACCGTGGAGATGCAGACCAGGCCACTAATATTTTGGCCAGCTTTGGTCTGTCTGCTAGAGACTTAGATGAACTGAGTCGCTATCCCGAGGACAAGATTACTCCTGAAAACTTGCCTCAGATCCTTCTACAACTTAAAAGGAGGAGAGCTGAAGAAGGTTATGGTAGAGATGGCAGATCATCCACACGGGAACCACCGTACAGAGTACCTAGGGAtgattgggaagaaaaaaggcattttagaAGAGATAGCTTTGATGATCGTGGTCCTAGTCTCAACCCGGTAGTTGACTATGACCATGGAAGTCGTTCTCAAGAATCTGGTTATTATGACAGAATGGATTATGAAGATGACAGATTGAGAGATGGAGAAAGGTGTAGGGACGAATCTTTCTATGGCGAGACTTCGCATAACTATCATAAATTTGACAGTGAGTATGACAGAATGGGTCGCGGCCCTGGTCCCGAGAGATCTCTCTTTGAGAAAAAGAGAGGTGCTCCTCCAAATAGCAATATTGAAGACTTCCATGGATTCTTACCGAAGGGTTATCCCCATCTGTGCTCTATATGTGATATGCCAGTTCATTCTAATAAG GAGTGGAATCACCATATCAATGGAGCGACTCATGGCCGACGTTGTCAGCTGCTGCTTGAAAT ATATCCAGAGTGGAACCCTGACAGTGATTCAGGACATGGAAT GGGTGATCCCTTTATGCTGCAGCAGTCCACAAACCCTGCACCGGGAATTCTGGGACCCCCACCACCTCCATTCCACCTAGGGGGGCCTCCTGTTGGGCCAAGAG GAGCTGGAAATGGAAATATGCAAGGACCGAGACACATGCAGAAGGGCAGAGTG GAAACGAGCAGAGTTGTTCACATCATGGATTTCCAGAGAGGGAAGAACTTGAGGTATCAACTGCTTCAGCTTGTGGAACCGTTTGGAATAATTACTAATCACCTGATTCTGAACAAGATCAACGAG gCATTTATTGAAATGTCTACCACCGAAGATGCTCAGGCTGCAGTAGAGTACTATTCAACAACACCTGCGCTGGTATTTGGTAAACCAGTCAGAGTCCACCTgtcacagaaatacaaaaggaTAAAG AAACCTGAAGGCAAACCTGACCAAAAAACGGAGCCACCAAAACCAGAACTTGGTCGTGTGATTCACCTCAGCAATTTACCTCACTCGGGGTATTCTGATAACGCAGTGCTCAAACTGGCTGAACCATATGGAAAAATTAAGAACTACATCCTCATGAGGATGAAGAGTCAG GCTTTCATTGAAATGGAGACCAGAGAAGATGCTTTAGCCATGGTTGAACATTGTGCCAACAAAGCTCTTTGGTTCCAAGGCAGATGTGTGAAAGTGGATCTGTctgaaaaatataagaaattgGTGTTAAGG ATTCCAAACAAGGGAGTTGAACTTCTGAAAAAGGATAAAACTAG aaagagaacGTATTCTCCAGACAGTAAAGACTCTCCAAGTGATAAGAAGTCTAAGACTGATGCTACTCAGAAACCTGAAAGTGGCACTGTagaagataaaggaaaagaggagaagcAAGATGATGCTGCTGAGCCATCGGGTGCTAAAAGCGGTGAGCAGGCAGACCAAGATGAGCCCAGTTTACTCCTTGAATCTGAAGATGAGCTCCTCGTggatgaggaggaagcagcagcactgctggaaagtgGCAGCTCAGCAGGAGATGATGCAGATGTTGCTAATTTAACTGATGTgactactgaagaaaaaaaggaccCGGCCGATGATGTGACCATCAAAACAGAGGGAAATGTTGTTGCCAATCCAGCAACGAAGAAAAAACTTAAAAAG CGATATGTGGGTGGCTTTCCACGGAGCATGGAGGGCTTTGTCACTCTAGATGAGGTTGGTGATGAAGAGGACTCAGATCATCAGAAACTTCGGAAGTCGGGTTTGGCAGTAAAATCTGCTGGCAAAAATGATGATAGTTTGGCAGAAATCAAAGTAGACAAGATTGAGGAGCCAGAGCAGGAAAACGAAACGTTAGAAAATGGTACCAAGACTGAAGATAATCTGAAGGCTGAAGCTGTTGAAGCTTCCGATTCCACAACAGCGCCAGATCCTGAGaaaaatgccaatgaaaataTAGACACCCAGGACGAACAGGAAACAAAGTGTGTCCAAGAGAAAGCTCTTATTCCAGATGAATTTAGGATTGGGCCATACCAGCCAAATGTTCCTGTTG
- the MATR3 gene encoding matrin-3 isoform X4, with the protein MGGRGPGQEWNHHINGATHGRRCQLLLEIYPEWNPDSDSGHGMGDPFMLQQSTNPAPGILGPPPPPFHLGGPPVGPRGAGNGNMQGPRHMQKGRVETSRVVHIMDFQRGKNLRYQLLQLVEPFGIITNHLILNKINEAFIEMSTTEDAQAAVEYYSTTPALVFGKPVRVHLSQKYKRIKKPEGKPDQKTEPPKPELGRVIHLSNLPHSGYSDNAVLKLAEPYGKIKNYILMRMKSQAFIEMETREDALAMVEHCANKALWFQGRCVKVDLSEKYKKLVLRIPNKGVELLKKDKTRKRTYSPDSKDSPSDKKSKTDATQKPESGTVEDKGKEEKQDDAAEPSGAKSGEQADQDEPSLLLESEDELLVDEEEAAALLESGSSAGDDADVANLTDVTTEEKKDPADDVTIKTEGNVVANPATKKKLKKRYVGGFPRSMEGFVTLDEVGDEEDSDHQKLRKSGLAVKSAGKNDDSLAEIKVDKIEEPEQENETLENGTKTEDNLKAEAVEASDSTTAPDPEKNANENIDTQDEQETKCVQEKALIPDEFRIGPYQPNVPVGVNYVVPKTGFYCKLCSLFYTNEDVAKKTHCSSLPHYQKLKKILDKMAEDYRQKKEA; encoded by the exons GAGTGGAATCACCATATCAATGGAGCGACTCATGGCCGACGTTGTCAGCTGCTGCTTGAAAT ATATCCAGAGTGGAACCCTGACAGTGATTCAGGACATGGAAT GGGTGATCCCTTTATGCTGCAGCAGTCCACAAACCCTGCACCGGGAATTCTGGGACCCCCACCACCTCCATTCCACCTAGGGGGGCCTCCTGTTGGGCCAAGAG GAGCTGGAAATGGAAATATGCAAGGACCGAGACACATGCAGAAGGGCAGAGTG GAAACGAGCAGAGTTGTTCACATCATGGATTTCCAGAGAGGGAAGAACTTGAGGTATCAACTGCTTCAGCTTGTGGAACCGTTTGGAATAATTACTAATCACCTGATTCTGAACAAGATCAACGAG gCATTTATTGAAATGTCTACCACCGAAGATGCTCAGGCTGCAGTAGAGTACTATTCAACAACACCTGCGCTGGTATTTGGTAAACCAGTCAGAGTCCACCTgtcacagaaatacaaaaggaTAAAG AAACCTGAAGGCAAACCTGACCAAAAAACGGAGCCACCAAAACCAGAACTTGGTCGTGTGATTCACCTCAGCAATTTACCTCACTCGGGGTATTCTGATAACGCAGTGCTCAAACTGGCTGAACCATATGGAAAAATTAAGAACTACATCCTCATGAGGATGAAGAGTCAG GCTTTCATTGAAATGGAGACCAGAGAAGATGCTTTAGCCATGGTTGAACATTGTGCCAACAAAGCTCTTTGGTTCCAAGGCAGATGTGTGAAAGTGGATCTGTctgaaaaatataagaaattgGTGTTAAGG ATTCCAAACAAGGGAGTTGAACTTCTGAAAAAGGATAAAACTAG aaagagaacGTATTCTCCAGACAGTAAAGACTCTCCAAGTGATAAGAAGTCTAAGACTGATGCTACTCAGAAACCTGAAAGTGGCACTGTagaagataaaggaaaagaggagaagcAAGATGATGCTGCTGAGCCATCGGGTGCTAAAAGCGGTGAGCAGGCAGACCAAGATGAGCCCAGTTTACTCCTTGAATCTGAAGATGAGCTCCTCGTggatgaggaggaagcagcagcactgctggaaagtgGCAGCTCAGCAGGAGATGATGCAGATGTTGCTAATTTAACTGATGTgactactgaagaaaaaaaggaccCGGCCGATGATGTGACCATCAAAACAGAGGGAAATGTTGTTGCCAATCCAGCAACGAAGAAAAAACTTAAAAAG CGATATGTGGGTGGCTTTCCACGGAGCATGGAGGGCTTTGTCACTCTAGATGAGGTTGGTGATGAAGAGGACTCAGATCATCAGAAACTTCGGAAGTCGGGTTTGGCAGTAAAATCTGCTGGCAAAAATGATGATAGTTTGGCAGAAATCAAAGTAGACAAGATTGAGGAGCCAGAGCAGGAAAACGAAACGTTAGAAAATGGTACCAAGACTGAAGATAATCTGAAGGCTGAAGCTGTTGAAGCTTCCGATTCCACAACAGCGCCAGATCCTGAGaaaaatgccaatgaaaataTAGACACCCAGGACGAACAGGAAACAAAGTGTGTCCAAGAGAAAGCTCTTATTCCAGATGAATTTAGGATTGGGCCATACCAGCCAAATGTTCCTGTTG GTGTGAATTATGTGGTACCCAAAACAGGGTTTTATTGCAAATTGTGTTCCCTGTTCTACACAAATGAAGATGTTGCAAAAAAGACCCATTGCAGCAGCCTTCCTCATTATCAAAAGTTGAAG
- the MATR3 gene encoding matrin-3 isoform X3 produces MRRGAAERRRSRESSEWNHHINGATHGRRCQLLLEIYPEWNPDSDSGHGMGDPFMLQQSTNPAPGILGPPPPPFHLGGPPVGPRGAGNGNMQGPRHMQKGRVETSRVVHIMDFQRGKNLRYQLLQLVEPFGIITNHLILNKINEAFIEMSTTEDAQAAVEYYSTTPALVFGKPVRVHLSQKYKRIKKPEGKPDQKTEPPKPELGRVIHLSNLPHSGYSDNAVLKLAEPYGKIKNYILMRMKSQAFIEMETREDALAMVEHCANKALWFQGRCVKVDLSEKYKKLVLRIPNKGVELLKKDKTRKRTYSPDSKDSPSDKKSKTDATQKPESGTVEDKGKEEKQDDAAEPSGAKSGEQADQDEPSLLLESEDELLVDEEEAAALLESGSSAGDDADVANLTDVTTEEKKDPADDVTIKTEGNVVANPATKKKLKKRYVGGFPRSMEGFVTLDEVGDEEDSDHQKLRKSGLAVKSAGKNDDSLAEIKVDKIEEPEQENETLENGTKTEDNLKAEAVEASDSTTAPDPEKNANENIDTQDEQETKCVQEKALIPDEFRIGPYQPNVPVGVNYVVPKTGFYCKLCSLFYTNEDVAKKTHCSSLPHYQKLKKILDKMAEDYRQKKEA; encoded by the exons GAGTGGAATCACCATATCAATGGAGCGACTCATGGCCGACGTTGTCAGCTGCTGCTTGAAAT ATATCCAGAGTGGAACCCTGACAGTGATTCAGGACATGGAAT GGGTGATCCCTTTATGCTGCAGCAGTCCACAAACCCTGCACCGGGAATTCTGGGACCCCCACCACCTCCATTCCACCTAGGGGGGCCTCCTGTTGGGCCAAGAG GAGCTGGAAATGGAAATATGCAAGGACCGAGACACATGCAGAAGGGCAGAGTG GAAACGAGCAGAGTTGTTCACATCATGGATTTCCAGAGAGGGAAGAACTTGAGGTATCAACTGCTTCAGCTTGTGGAACCGTTTGGAATAATTACTAATCACCTGATTCTGAACAAGATCAACGAG gCATTTATTGAAATGTCTACCACCGAAGATGCTCAGGCTGCAGTAGAGTACTATTCAACAACACCTGCGCTGGTATTTGGTAAACCAGTCAGAGTCCACCTgtcacagaaatacaaaaggaTAAAG AAACCTGAAGGCAAACCTGACCAAAAAACGGAGCCACCAAAACCAGAACTTGGTCGTGTGATTCACCTCAGCAATTTACCTCACTCGGGGTATTCTGATAACGCAGTGCTCAAACTGGCTGAACCATATGGAAAAATTAAGAACTACATCCTCATGAGGATGAAGAGTCAG GCTTTCATTGAAATGGAGACCAGAGAAGATGCTTTAGCCATGGTTGAACATTGTGCCAACAAAGCTCTTTGGTTCCAAGGCAGATGTGTGAAAGTGGATCTGTctgaaaaatataagaaattgGTGTTAAGG ATTCCAAACAAGGGAGTTGAACTTCTGAAAAAGGATAAAACTAG aaagagaacGTATTCTCCAGACAGTAAAGACTCTCCAAGTGATAAGAAGTCTAAGACTGATGCTACTCAGAAACCTGAAAGTGGCACTGTagaagataaaggaaaagaggagaagcAAGATGATGCTGCTGAGCCATCGGGTGCTAAAAGCGGTGAGCAGGCAGACCAAGATGAGCCCAGTTTACTCCTTGAATCTGAAGATGAGCTCCTCGTggatgaggaggaagcagcagcactgctggaaagtgGCAGCTCAGCAGGAGATGATGCAGATGTTGCTAATTTAACTGATGTgactactgaagaaaaaaaggaccCGGCCGATGATGTGACCATCAAAACAGAGGGAAATGTTGTTGCCAATCCAGCAACGAAGAAAAAACTTAAAAAG CGATATGTGGGTGGCTTTCCACGGAGCATGGAGGGCTTTGTCACTCTAGATGAGGTTGGTGATGAAGAGGACTCAGATCATCAGAAACTTCGGAAGTCGGGTTTGGCAGTAAAATCTGCTGGCAAAAATGATGATAGTTTGGCAGAAATCAAAGTAGACAAGATTGAGGAGCCAGAGCAGGAAAACGAAACGTTAGAAAATGGTACCAAGACTGAAGATAATCTGAAGGCTGAAGCTGTTGAAGCTTCCGATTCCACAACAGCGCCAGATCCTGAGaaaaatgccaatgaaaataTAGACACCCAGGACGAACAGGAAACAAAGTGTGTCCAAGAGAAAGCTCTTATTCCAGATGAATTTAGGATTGGGCCATACCAGCCAAATGTTCCTGTTG GTGTGAATTATGTGGTACCCAAAACAGGGTTTTATTGCAAATTGTGTTCCCTGTTCTACACAAATGAAGATGTTGCAAAAAAGACCCATTGCAGCAGCCTTCCTCATTATCAAAAGTTGAAG
- the MATR3 gene encoding matrin-3 isoform X6: MRRGAAERRRSRESSEWNHHINGATHGRRCQLLLEIYPEWNPDSDSGHGMGDPFMLQQSTNPAPGILGPPPPPFHLGGPPVGPRGAGNGNMQGPRHMQKGRVETSRVVHIMDFQRGKNLRYQLLQLVEPFGIITNHLILNKINEAFIEMSTTEDAQAAVEYYSTTPALVFGKPVRVHLSQKYKRIKKPEGKPDQKTEPPKPELGRVIHLSNLPHSGYSDNAVLKLAEPYGKIKNYILMRMKSQAFIEMETREDALAMVEHCANKALWFQGRCVKVDLSEKYKKLVLRIPNKGVELLKKDKTRKRTYSPDSKDSPSDKKSKTDATQKPESGTVEDKGKEEKQDDAAEPSGAKSGEQADQDEPSLLLESEDELLVDEEEAAALLESGSSAGDDADVANLTDVTTEEKKDPADDVTIKTEGNVVANPATKKKLKKRYVGGFPRSMEGFVTLDEVGDEEDSDHQKLRKSGLAVKSAGKNDDSLAEIKVDKIEEPEQENETLENGTKTEDNLKAEAVEASDSTTAPDPEKNANENIDTQDEQETKCVQEKALIPDEFRIGPYQPNVPVENSG, from the exons GAGTGGAATCACCATATCAATGGAGCGACTCATGGCCGACGTTGTCAGCTGCTGCTTGAAAT ATATCCAGAGTGGAACCCTGACAGTGATTCAGGACATGGAAT GGGTGATCCCTTTATGCTGCAGCAGTCCACAAACCCTGCACCGGGAATTCTGGGACCCCCACCACCTCCATTCCACCTAGGGGGGCCTCCTGTTGGGCCAAGAG GAGCTGGAAATGGAAATATGCAAGGACCGAGACACATGCAGAAGGGCAGAGTG GAAACGAGCAGAGTTGTTCACATCATGGATTTCCAGAGAGGGAAGAACTTGAGGTATCAACTGCTTCAGCTTGTGGAACCGTTTGGAATAATTACTAATCACCTGATTCTGAACAAGATCAACGAG gCATTTATTGAAATGTCTACCACCGAAGATGCTCAGGCTGCAGTAGAGTACTATTCAACAACACCTGCGCTGGTATTTGGTAAACCAGTCAGAGTCCACCTgtcacagaaatacaaaaggaTAAAG AAACCTGAAGGCAAACCTGACCAAAAAACGGAGCCACCAAAACCAGAACTTGGTCGTGTGATTCACCTCAGCAATTTACCTCACTCGGGGTATTCTGATAACGCAGTGCTCAAACTGGCTGAACCATATGGAAAAATTAAGAACTACATCCTCATGAGGATGAAGAGTCAG GCTTTCATTGAAATGGAGACCAGAGAAGATGCTTTAGCCATGGTTGAACATTGTGCCAACAAAGCTCTTTGGTTCCAAGGCAGATGTGTGAAAGTGGATCTGTctgaaaaatataagaaattgGTGTTAAGG ATTCCAAACAAGGGAGTTGAACTTCTGAAAAAGGATAAAACTAG aaagagaacGTATTCTCCAGACAGTAAAGACTCTCCAAGTGATAAGAAGTCTAAGACTGATGCTACTCAGAAACCTGAAAGTGGCACTGTagaagataaaggaaaagaggagaagcAAGATGATGCTGCTGAGCCATCGGGTGCTAAAAGCGGTGAGCAGGCAGACCAAGATGAGCCCAGTTTACTCCTTGAATCTGAAGATGAGCTCCTCGTggatgaggaggaagcagcagcactgctggaaagtgGCAGCTCAGCAGGAGATGATGCAGATGTTGCTAATTTAACTGATGTgactactgaagaaaaaaaggaccCGGCCGATGATGTGACCATCAAAACAGAGGGAAATGTTGTTGCCAATCCAGCAACGAAGAAAAAACTTAAAAAG CGATATGTGGGTGGCTTTCCACGGAGCATGGAGGGCTTTGTCACTCTAGATGAGGTTGGTGATGAAGAGGACTCAGATCATCAGAAACTTCGGAAGTCGGGTTTGGCAGTAAAATCTGCTGGCAAAAATGATGATAGTTTGGCAGAAATCAAAGTAGACAAGATTGAGGAGCCAGAGCAGGAAAACGAAACGTTAGAAAATGGTACCAAGACTGAAGATAATCTGAAGGCTGAAGCTGTTGAAGCTTCCGATTCCACAACAGCGCCAGATCCTGAGaaaaatgccaatgaaaataTAGACACCCAGGACGAACAGGAAACAAAGTGTGTCCAAGAGAAAGCTCTTATTCCAGATGAATTTAGGATTGGGCCATACCAGCCAAATGTTCCTGTTG